In Deltaproteobacteria bacterium, the DNA window GCGCCTCGCGCACCTTCACCTGGAAGCTGCCGAAGCCGCGGATCTCGATGCGCTCGCCGCGTTTCAACGAGTCCGTCATCGCATCGAAGATCGTGTTCACCACGATCTCGGTGTCCTTCTTCGAGATGTGCGGCATCAGCTCGGACACGCGCTCGATCAATCCGCTCTTCGTCATCTGCGTCTCCACGTGGGCCGGGGCGCGGGCCCCGGCCCACTGGAAGTAGGTCCCTAATTACTCGCCTGATTCCTTCTTGGCGAGCTTCTCCTTCAGCAGGTCGCCGAAGGTCGTGGTCTGCGAGGTCGACTGTCGCTGCACGTGGCGCTTCAGCTCCTCTCGCAGCTCACGGTCGGTGAGCGCGCGAATCGACAGCGAGATCTTCTGGTCGACCGGGTCGACTCGCGTGACGACCGCGCGGACCTCTTGGCCCACGCTCACCACGTCGCTCGGCTTCGAGACGGGCTCGACCGAGAGATCGTTGCTGTAGATCAGCCCCTCGACGCCGGCGTCGAGCTTCACGAACGCGCCGAACTCGACCACGCTCGTGACCGCGCCGGTGATCTCCGAGCCCACCGGGTAGCGCTTGATGATGTCGTCCCAGGGATTCGGCGTGAGCTGCTTGACGCCGAGCGAGAACTTCTCGTTCTCGCGATCGATCTTCAGAACGATCGCTTCGACCTCGTCGCCCTCGTTGTACTTGTCCTTGGGATGCTTGATCTGCTCGGTCCACGAGATGTCCGAGACGTGGACCAGGCCGTCGATGCCTTCCTCGAGCCCGACGAAGAGCCCGAAGTTGGTGATGTTGCGGACCGGACCGCGCACGCGCGTGCCGACCGGGTACTTCTCCTCGATCAGCGACCACGGGTTCGGCTCGATCTGCTTCATGCCGAGCGAGATCTTGCGGTTGCCCTCGTCGACGTCGAGCACCACGGCTTCCACCGTGTCGTTCAGGTTCACCATCTTCGACGGGTGCTTGATGCGCTTCGTCCACGACATCTCGGAGATGTGGACGAGGCCCTCGATGCCCGGCTCGAGCTCGAGGAACGCGCCGTAGTCGGTGAGCGACACCACGCGGCCCTGGATGCGGCGGCCGAGCGGATACTTCATCGCCGCGTCGCGCCACGGATCGGGCTGGATTTGCTTCAGGCCCAGCGAGACGCGCTCGCTCTCGATGTCGAAGCGCAGCACCTTCACCTTGAGCTCGTCGCCCACGCGGAACAGCTCGCTCGGGTGATTCACGCGGCCCCACGACATGTCGGTCACGTGCAGCAGGCCGTCGAGGCCGCCGAGATCGATGAACGCACCGTAGTCGGTGATGTTCTTGATCACGCCGTCGACGATCTGGCCTTCTTGCAGCGTCTGCAGCGTCGTCGCGCGCATGCGCTCGCGCTCCTTCTCGAGGAGCGCGCGCCGCGAGAGCACGATGTTCCCGCGCCGCTTGTTGAACTTGATGATCTTGAACTGGAGGCGCTCGCCGAGCAGCGCCTCGAGATTGCGCACGGGGCGCAAGTCGACCTGCGAGCCGGGCAGGAACGCCTTCACGCCGATGTCGACGCTGAGGCCGCCCTTCACGCGCGAGATGACTTTGCCTTCGACCGACTCGTCGGCCTCGAAGGCCTTGCTGATCTCGTCCCAGATCTTGAGACGGTCGGCCTTCTCCTTGCTGAGGACGATGTAGCCGTCCTCGTCCTCGACCTCTTCGATGAACACGTCGACCGGGTCACCGGGCTTGACGAGCAAGCGGCCCGACTCGTCCATGAATTCCCAGGCGTCGATCAGGCCTTCGGACTTGAAGCCCACGTCGATCTGCACGTGGTCTTGATCTGCGGCGAGCACGCGTCCCTTGACGACCTCGCCTTCCTTGAGCTTGGGCGCGTCCTTCGCGAACAGCTCCGCGAACGACATGCCGGTGGTGGGTTGTTGAGACATGAGACTGAGATCACTCCTTGGTGGCCGCCGACTTGGCGGCCTTGTTCGTTTCCGGACGTGGATGTGCGCCTCCGGAGTGGGCGTTCGCCCCGCCCTGCGCGAGCTGATCGCGCGCGGCGGTGAGAAGTGAGGTGACGCTCGCGGCGTCGCCGCTCTCGATCGCACGGGCGAGCGCGGCGGCGCGCTCAGCGGCGAAGAGCAGCGGCGCTGCGAGCGCCTGCTTGTTGTTCACGAGGATGTCGGCCCACATCGCGGGATCGCTCGCCGCGATGCGCGTGAAGTCGCGAAAGCCCGTGCCCGCGAGCTCGCGCGCGGCGACCGGCGCGCCTTCGAGCGAGGCGGCGAACGCGAAGGCGATCGCGTGCGGCGCGTGGCTCACCCAGGCCACCTCCTCGTCGTGGCGCTGCGCCGAGCGGCGCAGCACGCGGCAGCCGAGCGCGCGCCAGAGCCAGATCACGCGCTCCTCGGCGGCGGCGTTCGCCGGCTTCGCAGGCGTGACGATGCAGGCCGCGCTCTCGAACAAGTCCGCGCGCGCATGCGCGTAGCCCGTGTGGTGGCTGCCGGCCATCGGGTGCGAGCCGACGTAACAAGTGCCGCTCGGGAGCAGCGGCGGCAGCGACTCGGCGAGAGTCGCCTTCACGCTGCCCACGTCCGTCACGATTGCGCCCGGCGCGAGATGCGGCGCCAGCCCCGCGAGCAGGGCCGGCATCGCGTGTACCGGGCTCGCGAGCACCACGAGGTCCGCGCCGCGCACGCCTGCCGCGAGGTCCAGCTCCGCGCGATCCGCGATGCCGCGCGCGAGGACCTCGCGCTGCGCCTCCGCGCGGCGCACGACCGCGACCACTTCGCGCGCGAGGCGCCGCTCGCGCACCGCGAGCGCGACGGAACCGCCGAGCAAGCCCGTGCCGACGACGGCGACGCGCTCGAAGTGATTCGCGCTGCCGCGCTCACTTCGCTCGCCTGCGGCAGGCCGCGCGCTTCGCGTGCTCATCGCTGCGCTCGCCA includes these proteins:
- a CDS encoding integration host factor subunit beta codes for the protein MTKSGLIERVSELMPHISKKDTEIVVNTIFDAMTDSLKRGERIEIRGFGSFQVKVREAREGRNPKTGDEVHIPAKRTPFFKVGKELKEKVDDAPVSSKG
- a CDS encoding 30S ribosomal protein S1, with translation MSQQPTTGMSFAELFAKDAPKLKEGEVVKGRVLAADQDHVQIDVGFKSEGLIDAWEFMDESGRLLVKPGDPVDVFIEEVEDEDGYIVLSKEKADRLKIWDEISKAFEADESVEGKVISRVKGGLSVDIGVKAFLPGSQVDLRPVRNLEALLGERLQFKIIKFNKRRGNIVLSRRALLEKERERMRATTLQTLQEGQIVDGVIKNITDYGAFIDLGGLDGLLHVTDMSWGRVNHPSELFRVGDELKVKVLRFDIESERVSLGLKQIQPDPWRDAAMKYPLGRRIQGRVVSLTDYGAFLELEPGIEGLVHISEMSWTKRIKHPSKMVNLNDTVEAVVLDVDEGNRKISLGMKQIEPNPWSLIEEKYPVGTRVRGPVRNITNFGLFVGLEEGIDGLVHVSDISWTEQIKHPKDKYNEGDEVEAIVLKIDRENEKFSLGVKQLTPNPWDDIIKRYPVGSEITGAVTSVVEFGAFVKLDAGVEGLIYSNDLSVEPVSKPSDVVSVGQEVRAVVTRVDPVDQKISLSIRALTDRELREELKRHVQRQSTSQTTTFGDLLKEKLAKKESGE
- a CDS encoding prephenate dehydrogenase/arogenate dehydrogenase family protein codes for the protein MSTRSARPAAGERSERGSANHFERVAVVGTGLLGGSVALAVRERRLAREVVAVVRRAEAQREVLARGIADRAELDLAAGVRGADLVVLASPVHAMPALLAGLAPHLAPGAIVTDVGSVKATLAESLPPLLPSGTCYVGSHPMAGSHHTGYAHARADLFESAACIVTPAKPANAAAEERVIWLWRALGCRVLRRSAQRHDEEVAWVSHAPHAIAFAFAASLEGAPVAARELAGTGFRDFTRIAASDPAMWADILVNNKQALAAPLLFAAERAAALARAIESGDAASVTSLLTAARDQLAQGGANAHSGGAHPRPETNKAAKSAATKE